The following proteins come from a genomic window of Pyxidicoccus sp. MSG2:
- a CDS encoding PadR family transcriptional regulator, giving the protein MSDTSLELVQGTLDVLILKSLSWGARHGYAVAESINERSGQVLKVEEGALYPALHRLEKRGLLEAEWGLSENNRRAKFYKLTSAGRAHLRAQSQTWTRYAAAVSRVLEAA; this is encoded by the coding sequence ATGTCGGACACGTCGCTGGAGCTGGTGCAGGGCACGCTGGACGTGCTCATCCTGAAGAGCCTGTCGTGGGGCGCGCGGCACGGCTACGCGGTGGCGGAGTCCATCAACGAGCGCAGCGGCCAGGTGCTCAAGGTGGAGGAAGGCGCGCTCTACCCCGCGCTGCACCGGCTGGAGAAGCGCGGCCTGCTCGAGGCCGAGTGGGGCCTGTCCGAGAACAACCGCCGCGCGAAGTTCTACAAGCTCACCTCCGCCGGCCGGGCCCACCTGCGCGCCCAGTCGCAGACGTGGACGCGCTACGCCGCCGCCGTGTCGCGCGTCCTCGAAGCCGCCTGA
- the gcvA gene encoding transcriptional regulator GcvA, giving the protein MRRIPPLGALRAFEAGARHLSFTRAATELGVTQAAISHQVRQLEDWLGVSLFERRGHELRLTAKGAAYLRELTPVFDRMSEATARLYEREQGPLRITVLPAFASCWLLPRLEGFRQLHPDIELHLNSSAELWDFLDDRFDIGIRSGLGRWTGLKAEQLAQEALSPVCTPALAKKLRSPSDLKKARLLHDTPKDGWRRWLDFAGVEGVDAEAGPAFNDAGLVLQAARQGQGVALGRLMLASDDLKAGRLVQPFAKALPNDFSYWLVHPRPLSGRRDVAAFKAWLLSEAKALPLTP; this is encoded by the coding sequence ATGCGCCGCATTCCACCGCTCGGCGCCCTCCGCGCCTTCGAGGCCGGGGCGAGACACCTGAGCTTCACCCGCGCCGCCACCGAGCTGGGCGTCACCCAGGCCGCCATCAGCCATCAGGTGCGCCAGCTCGAGGACTGGCTCGGCGTCTCCCTGTTCGAGCGCCGCGGCCACGAGCTGCGGCTCACCGCGAAGGGGGCGGCGTACCTCCGCGAGCTGACGCCCGTCTTCGACCGCATGTCCGAGGCCACCGCCCGCCTGTACGAGCGCGAGCAGGGGCCACTGCGCATCACCGTGCTGCCCGCGTTCGCCTCGTGCTGGCTGCTCCCTCGCCTGGAGGGCTTCCGGCAGTTGCATCCGGACATCGAGCTCCACCTCAACAGCTCAGCCGAGCTGTGGGACTTCCTCGACGACCGCTTCGACATCGGCATCCGCTCCGGCCTGGGCCGCTGGACGGGCCTCAAGGCGGAGCAGCTCGCACAGGAAGCACTCAGCCCCGTGTGCACTCCCGCGCTCGCGAAGAAGCTTCGCTCACCCTCCGACTTGAAGAAGGCGCGGCTCCTCCACGACACCCCGAAGGACGGCTGGCGGCGCTGGCTGGACTTCGCCGGAGTCGAAGGCGTGGACGCCGAGGCGGGCCCCGCGTTCAACGATGCCGGGCTCGTGCTCCAGGCCGCGCGCCAGGGACAGGGCGTGGCCCTCGGGCGGCTCATGCTCGCCTCGGACGACTTGAAGGCCGGGCGCCTCGTCCAGCCCTTCGCGAAGGCCCTTCCCAACGACTTCAGCTACTGGCTCGTCCATCCCCGCCCCCTTTCGGGACGACGGGACGTGGCCGCCTTCAAAGCCTGGCTGCTCTCCGAAGCGAAGGCCCTCCCCTTGACACCTTAG
- a CDS encoding non-canonical purine NTP pyrophosphatase translates to MTRAFFVTGNQYKADEVARLLAGLDVTWRKLALPGLDEAESLDLAGLAKRKVLAAYRELGAPCFVETTALELDGGPVLTGARFKKQVLAMGERAFLAAHGGRRGRTRVAVAYTEDGHPERVALFEDAIEGTLLAEPRGEGGYGWDRAWVPDGFLRTLGEMPRNKFFLNMRHRPYLELADRLRAQSQGGAYEAHITVSARSEEDLQRFRAFCDAASVKCIFIELGRGAEIFQPMTASYHHGTLRQAREEVQAMARALAAEGFDITRLKLEALGKNRDIPEDDATARAQPANYFEFHVKALVPSGDSGVEALRARCEKHGAHLSRNARKVREDGASERFVTLRVYGLGRTNADARFTALLEDLAGTGLTLTQRLREWTVYDSNHGLDRGWLEDAT, encoded by the coding sequence GTGACACGTGCGTTCTTCGTCACCGGGAATCAATACAAGGCCGACGAGGTGGCCCGGCTGCTCGCGGGCCTCGACGTCACGTGGCGGAAGCTCGCGCTGCCGGGGCTCGACGAGGCGGAGTCCCTCGACCTGGCGGGGCTGGCGAAGCGCAAGGTGCTGGCGGCATACCGCGAGCTCGGTGCGCCCTGCTTCGTGGAGACGACGGCGCTGGAGCTGGACGGCGGCCCCGTGCTCACAGGCGCGCGGTTCAAGAAGCAGGTGCTCGCGATGGGCGAGCGCGCATTCCTCGCGGCCCACGGTGGGCGCCGGGGCCGCACGCGCGTGGCGGTGGCGTACACGGAGGATGGCCATCCGGAGCGCGTGGCCCTCTTCGAGGACGCCATCGAGGGCACGCTGCTGGCCGAGCCTCGTGGCGAGGGTGGCTACGGGTGGGACCGCGCGTGGGTGCCGGACGGCTTCCTGCGCACGCTCGGGGAGATGCCGAGAAACAAGTTCTTCCTCAACATGCGGCACCGGCCCTACCTGGAGCTGGCGGACCGGCTGCGGGCACAGTCCCAGGGTGGTGCCTATGAGGCGCACATCACCGTCTCCGCGCGCTCGGAGGAGGACCTCCAGCGCTTCCGCGCGTTCTGCGACGCGGCGTCGGTGAAGTGCATCTTCATCGAGCTCGGCCGGGGCGCGGAGATCTTCCAGCCCATGACGGCCTCGTACCACCACGGCACGCTCCGTCAGGCGCGCGAGGAGGTGCAGGCCATGGCCCGCGCACTCGCGGCGGAGGGCTTCGACATCACGCGCCTGAAGCTGGAGGCGCTGGGGAAGAACCGGGACATTCCCGAGGACGACGCGACGGCTCGGGCCCAGCCGGCGAACTACTTCGAGTTCCACGTGAAGGCACTGGTGCCCTCGGGTGACTCGGGCGTGGAGGCGCTGCGGGCGCGGTGCGAGAAACACGGCGCGCACCTGTCTCGCAATGCGCGCAAGGTGCGCGAGGACGGCGCGTCCGAGCGCTTCGTCACGCTCCGGGTCTACGGGCTGGGCCGGACGAATGCGGACGCGCGCTTCACTGCGCTGCTGGAGGACCTGGCGGGGACGGGGCTGACGCTGACACAGCGGCTGCGCGAGTGGACGGTGTACGACTCGAACCACGGGTTGGACCGTGGCTGGCTGGAGGATGCGACGTGA
- a CDS encoding nucleotidyl transferase AbiEii/AbiGii toxin family protein translates to MSAHALPLRAGAAVLRRLARSSEVEALVLRGGLMMRLWSGPVPRPVEDLDFLARFPFDAADTLRRLESVLRVDVGDGFSFGALRSEVIWAETRFPGVRVFVETRLPGVDGAFELRIDTGFGDPMEPGPAWTEYDVGEGGAARVLACRPETLLAWKMHGLFERGKGRFRPKDLFDVYLLTRYAPMEMELLPRALRLAFESRGDSVELMERLMAGEFGRSPWSNEKWARYRASQPEGRPEALADVVTAVSAALLPVWTTAREQPASLHAGARNAT, encoded by the coding sequence GTGAGTGCCCATGCGTTGCCACTGCGCGCGGGGGCGGCGGTGTTGCGCCGCCTCGCGCGGTCCTCCGAGGTGGAGGCACTCGTCCTGCGGGGCGGGCTCATGATGCGCCTATGGAGTGGGCCGGTACCCCGGCCGGTGGAGGACCTGGACTTCCTCGCGCGGTTCCCCTTCGACGCAGCGGACACGTTGCGAAGGCTGGAGTCGGTCCTCCGTGTCGACGTGGGGGACGGGTTCTCCTTCGGCGCGCTGCGGTCCGAGGTCATCTGGGCGGAGACGCGGTTCCCAGGCGTGCGCGTCTTCGTGGAGACGCGGCTGCCCGGCGTGGACGGCGCATTCGAGCTGCGCATCGACACGGGCTTCGGCGACCCGATGGAGCCGGGGCCCGCGTGGACGGAGTACGACGTTGGCGAGGGCGGCGCCGCGCGGGTGCTGGCCTGCCGGCCGGAGACGCTGCTCGCGTGGAAGATGCACGGCCTGTTCGAGCGCGGGAAGGGCCGCTTCCGCCCCAAGGATTTGTTCGACGTGTACCTGCTCACCCGGTACGCGCCGATGGAAATGGAGCTGCTGCCACGTGCGCTGCGACTCGCATTCGAGTCACGGGGAGACTCGGTGGAGTTGATGGAGCGACTGATGGCGGGCGAGTTCGGCCGGAGCCCCTGGAGCAACGAGAAGTGGGCGCGCTACCGGGCCAGCCAACCGGAGGGACGGCCCGAGGCACTGGCGGACGTGGTGACAGCGGTGTCCGCCGCGCTCCTGCCTGTGTGGACGACCGCGCGCGAACAGCCAGCGTCCCTTCACGCCGGAGCCAGGAACGCCACGTAG
- a CDS encoding NEW3 domain-containing protein produces the protein MTREFAITAPSPTLSLGADGRGEVAFTVTNVTGLAMRAVARFLPEPPLKPEWLSVRGADHRDMPPGATDDFTVDLQVPPGAPPGPYTFRMVVNPRFGPDGPQA, from the coding sequence ATGACGCGCGAGTTCGCCATCACCGCTCCCTCCCCCACGCTCTCACTGGGCGCGGACGGACGTGGTGAGGTCGCCTTCACCGTCACCAACGTCACCGGGCTCGCGATGCGGGCGGTGGCCCGGTTCCTTCCCGAGCCACCGCTGAAACCCGAGTGGCTGAGCGTCCGGGGCGCGGACCACCGCGACATGCCCCCGGGCGCGACGGATGACTTCACGGTGGACCTCCAGGTGCCCCCTGGCGCGCCCCCGGGCCCGTACACGTTCCGCATGGTGGTGAACCCGCGCTTCGGTCCGGACGGGCCCCAGGCTTGA
- a CDS encoding gliding motility-associated C-terminal domain-containing protein produces MVRSTLLLLLLFNVNAHAQALIHPYGSFCVGQMNVFSFTGPGTVTSWSVSSGATLLSGGTPGASHIQLKWDSPAFGAYVNAYYNNNGYSGGVTYSNINIAASVTPSVSITANQTNICPGASVTFTASPVNGGSSPYYSWYVNGSYVTGGANMNTYTASSLTNGQQVTCVMSSNAPCLTSTSATSNAITINVIDTSQPLAATISGNTTICQSTAPSFSAAVSNATGPITYQWKKNGVNVSSYVAGPPAYVLVLAPGSISTGDVITCSVSSACSASATSNSLTTTVTQPQAFTVSVAPSQINMAPGSTVVFTANSNLPATNYQWSMNGSPVPGATGSTFTTTATSRAALRSVAVSATTTATCVSNTTASGNASIIPFMVSSVTGNKSVAPGGVETYTVNWDWNSTFEASAVVNWSVINGTILSSNKHTATVQWNSPSMFQDAVGYLSVTEDYEGQNAGTSVNIVNRTTQAPEFCDGFQGPPAIFVDFGAGGNPGAPLPAGTSSYTYLNHCALNPGEYTVVNSTANCRSNWLGTQDHTPNDVNGYMLMVDADDRRGEFYRTTVNGLNNAFRYEFSAWVGNLTSIGDDPGLRFEVHDLQGKLLGASADITVPYSSPLQWHKIGFMFDLPNGTTSAQVVIVNRHNNNNGNDMVIDDISFAPCYTPIIASFSPNPTIQHKAQVCANGGTKNLYSWWPTSSIPFSDPRFKWQKSVNGGPWTDIAGATAMNALQTETAPSVYQYRVIAYSQSNPSQMLTSNAITYYVSQLVVEAKTYDVFACESTPQTLNSNVYIKYPDPGGPVLNYTYNWSPATYLNNTQIANPVISLPSLAPPPLTAPAPPPVLYTYTLAAQNTNFGCSGSATQTVAHYNPRRVAVPNAFTPNGDGLNDVFRPVNIWDYPGSEFWVYNRWGQVVFYSQGPNYDWNGTYQSIPQGSGVFVWRVEMAMCSGNLLNSETGDSTPHGNVTLIR; encoded by the coding sequence ATGGTCCGCTCAACCCTGTTGTTGCTCCTGCTTTTCAACGTCAATGCCCATGCGCAAGCGCTGATCCATCCCTATGGCTCCTTTTGCGTGGGCCAGATGAACGTATTCTCCTTTACAGGGCCAGGAACCGTCACCTCCTGGTCCGTGAGCAGCGGTGCCACCCTCTTGTCGGGAGGAACACCCGGCGCCAGCCACATCCAGTTGAAATGGGACAGCCCGGCGTTCGGGGCCTATGTCAACGCCTACTACAACAACAACGGCTATAGCGGCGGCGTCACGTATTCGAATATCAATATCGCCGCGTCGGTGACGCCCTCGGTTTCCATTACAGCCAACCAGACCAACATCTGCCCTGGCGCTTCGGTCACCTTTACCGCGTCCCCCGTCAATGGCGGCAGCAGCCCGTATTACAGTTGGTATGTCAACGGCAGTTACGTGACCGGGGGCGCCAACATGAATACATACACTGCCAGTTCGCTGACCAACGGCCAGCAGGTTACTTGCGTGATGTCCAGCAATGCCCCCTGCCTCACGTCCACCAGCGCCACATCCAATGCCATTACGATAAACGTAATCGACACTTCGCAACCCCTCGCTGCAACCATCAGTGGCAATACGACCATCTGTCAGAGCACGGCGCCTTCTTTCTCCGCCGCCGTGTCGAATGCCACGGGCCCAATCACCTATCAATGGAAGAAGAACGGCGTCAATGTCAGTTCCTACGTCGCGGGGCCGCCCGCGTACGTGCTGGTACTGGCGCCCGGTTCCATCTCCACCGGAGACGTAATCACCTGCTCGGTCTCGAGCGCGTGTTCGGCTTCGGCCACTTCCAATTCACTGACGACGACGGTGACTCAGCCGCAGGCCTTTACGGTCAGTGTCGCCCCTTCTCAGATAAACATGGCGCCGGGAAGCACGGTGGTTTTTACGGCCAACTCCAACCTGCCGGCAACCAATTATCAGTGGTCCATGAACGGCAGCCCCGTTCCGGGCGCCACGGGTTCCACCTTCACCACGACTGCAACCTCCCGGGCCGCCTTGCGCTCGGTCGCCGTCAGCGCCACCACGACGGCAACCTGTGTTTCGAACACCACGGCCAGCGGGAACGCGTCGATCATTCCTTTCATGGTGTCGTCCGTCACCGGCAACAAGTCGGTGGCTCCAGGAGGAGTGGAGACCTACACCGTCAATTGGGACTGGAATAGCACCTTCGAAGCCAGTGCCGTCGTCAACTGGAGCGTCATCAATGGCACGATCTTGAGCTCCAACAAGCATACCGCGACCGTCCAGTGGAACAGTCCCTCGATGTTCCAGGATGCCGTGGGCTATCTTTCTGTAACGGAGGACTACGAAGGCCAGAATGCCGGCACTTCGGTGAACATCGTCAACAGGACTACCCAGGCCCCGGAATTCTGCGATGGCTTCCAGGGACCGCCAGCCATTTTTGTCGACTTCGGGGCCGGTGGTAATCCGGGGGCGCCACTGCCGGCTGGCACCAGTTCCTATACCTATCTCAATCACTGCGCGCTCAATCCCGGTGAGTACACCGTCGTCAACAGTACTGCCAACTGCCGTTCCAATTGGCTGGGCACACAGGACCACACGCCAAACGACGTGAACGGTTACATGCTCATGGTGGATGCCGACGACCGCCGTGGCGAATTCTACCGCACAACCGTGAACGGATTGAATAATGCCTTCCGCTATGAGTTCTCGGCTTGGGTGGGTAACCTCACGTCTATCGGAGATGACCCGGGACTTCGGTTCGAGGTCCATGATCTTCAAGGCAAACTGTTGGGCGCGAGCGCTGATATCACGGTGCCGTATTCCAGCCCATTGCAGTGGCACAAGATCGGATTCATGTTCGATCTTCCGAACGGTACGACCTCGGCGCAGGTTGTCATCGTCAATCGCCATAACAACAACAACGGAAACGATATGGTGATAGATGATATATCCTTTGCTCCCTGCTACACTCCGATTATCGCGTCTTTTTCACCCAATCCTACCATACAGCACAAGGCGCAGGTGTGTGCCAATGGCGGCACCAAGAACTTGTATAGCTGGTGGCCTACATCTTCCATCCCCTTCAGTGATCCTCGATTCAAATGGCAGAAGAGCGTGAATGGTGGCCCCTGGACCGATATCGCCGGCGCCACTGCGATGAACGCCCTGCAGACGGAGACGGCGCCAAGTGTCTATCAGTACCGCGTCATCGCCTATAGTCAGTCCAATCCGTCGCAGATGCTCACATCAAATGCGATTACCTATTATGTTTCGCAACTGGTGGTGGAGGCCAAGACCTATGATGTCTTCGCTTGTGAATCCACGCCCCAGACGTTGAATTCGAATGTATACATCAAATACCCAGATCCTGGTGGGCCTGTTCTGAATTATACCTACAACTGGTCTCCGGCCACCTATCTGAACAATACGCAGATTGCCAATCCAGTCATCTCGCTCCCCAGCCTGGCGCCACCTCCACTGACCGCTCCAGCGCCTCCGCCAGTGCTTTACACCTACACGCTGGCTGCCCAGAATACCAATTTCGGTTGCAGTGGTTCGGCAACGCAGACCGTTGCTCATTACAACCCCCGAAGGGTTGCCGTGCCGAATGCCTTTACTCCCAATGGCGATGGTCTGAACGACGTGTTCCGGCCGGTCAATATCTGGGATTACCCGGGCTCCGAGTTCTGGGTCTACAATCGCTGGGGCCAGGTGGTTTTCTATTCGCAGGGGCCCAACTACGATTGGAACGGCACCTATCAGAGCATTCCGCAGGGGAGTGGCGTGTTTGTCTGGAGAGTGGAGATGGCAATGTGCTCCGGAAATCTGCTGAACTCAGAAACAGGGGACAGCACACCGCATGGTAACGTCACGCTCATACGCTGA
- a CDS encoding RNA ligase family protein, whose protein sequence is MLARVCTERTRDARDHVVVLEKLDGSCVAAARVGDSLLALGREGRLASQSPNESRRLWAAWVAANSARFLAVLQPGERLVGEWLALAHGTRYTLTHEPFVAFDLMRDSERLPWHELTARIGAGGFRTPGLLHEGGPLGIDAAMARLQAGGFHGAVDPVEGAVWRVERREGTGVRVELLAKYVRPDKVDGSLLPENTGRPAVWNWRPEPGAPSP, encoded by the coding sequence GTGCTTGCGCGGGTGTGCACCGAGCGCACCCGGGACGCGAGAGACCATGTCGTCGTGCTGGAGAAGCTCGACGGCTCGTGTGTGGCCGCGGCGCGCGTGGGGGACTCGCTGCTGGCACTGGGCCGCGAGGGGCGCCTGGCGTCGCAGTCCCCCAACGAGTCGCGCCGACTCTGGGCCGCGTGGGTGGCCGCGAACTCGGCGCGCTTCCTGGCCGTGCTCCAGCCGGGAGAGCGACTTGTCGGCGAGTGGCTGGCCCTGGCGCACGGCACCCGCTACACGCTGACGCACGAGCCCTTCGTCGCCTTCGACCTGATGCGCGATAGCGAACGGCTGCCGTGGCACGAGCTCACCGCGCGAATCGGGGCCGGGGGCTTCAGGACTCCGGGCCTGCTCCATGAGGGCGGGCCGCTGGGCATCGACGCGGCGATGGCACGGCTCCAGGCGGGCGGCTTCCACGGGGCCGTGGACCCGGTGGAGGGGGCCGTCTGGCGGGTGGAGCGGCGGGAAGGCACGGGTGTCCGAGTGGAGCTCCTCGCCAAGTATGTCCGGCCGGACAAGGTGGACGGCAGCCTCCTCCCTGAGAACACGGGGCGGCCCGCCGTGTGGAACTGGCGCCCCGAACCAGGGGCGCCCTCGCCGTAG
- a CDS encoding lamin tail domain-containing protein, with protein MSRLRSLLLFLSLATACGGDPSAFVSEAPLGEREDAVSIPSRGFASTLDVGCWNLEYFGSTSHGPSDETLQLQNARDVILGADLDVWGVEEIVSAAQFNSLVSQLPGYAGLLGSDSSVVGGSTYYTPGEQKVGLLYKPAVASVLGARVILTADATYFGGRPPLEVRMRVGLNGHTEDIVVIVMHAKALSDVDSWQRRVDGSQVLKAYLDSTWPTAKVLVIGDFNDDVDVSISSSRASPYENFVLDTADYSFPTKALSDANLTSTVGYKAVIDHHLATNELRALHVAGSAEVYRVDAYIPSYDTTTTDHYPVLTRYTWGNEGAALTVISPNGGESWAGGGARTITWTATQVPTVKLEYSLDDGGAWALIGTASGASGSYTWTVPDIAASLARVRVSDAANGSLADSSDGAFTITSTNTPGNVVLHEILANEIGSDAGTEFVELLNTGGSLVDLSGWTLWDATGLRHTFASGTVLGAGRALVVFGKTVSIPAGVSNAVGATTGGLSLNNGGDTVTLQKTGGTVVDAYTYAASLAGQDGVSMNRNPDGSATGSFVLHTSLSTLSASPGTRANGSAF; from the coding sequence ATGTCACGGTTGCGCTCCCTGCTGCTGTTCCTCTCGCTGGCCACCGCTTGCGGAGGCGACCCGTCCGCCTTTGTCTCCGAGGCCCCACTTGGCGAGCGCGAGGACGCCGTCTCGATTCCGTCCCGGGGCTTCGCCAGCACGCTGGATGTCGGCTGCTGGAACCTGGAGTACTTCGGCTCCACGTCCCACGGTCCCAGCGACGAGACGCTCCAGCTCCAGAACGCGCGGGACGTCATCCTCGGTGCCGACCTGGACGTCTGGGGCGTGGAGGAAATCGTCAGCGCCGCGCAGTTCAACAGTCTGGTCTCCCAGCTCCCCGGCTACGCGGGGCTGCTCGGCAGTGACTCCAGCGTGGTGGGCGGCAGCACGTACTACACGCCGGGCGAGCAGAAGGTGGGGCTCCTCTACAAGCCGGCGGTCGCCTCCGTGTTGGGCGCGCGTGTCATCCTCACCGCGGATGCCACGTACTTCGGTGGCCGCCCGCCGCTCGAGGTGCGGATGCGGGTGGGCCTCAACGGGCACACCGAGGACATCGTGGTCATCGTCATGCACGCCAAGGCGCTGAGCGACGTGGACAGCTGGCAGCGGCGCGTGGACGGCTCGCAGGTGCTCAAGGCGTACCTGGACAGCACGTGGCCCACGGCGAAGGTGCTGGTCATCGGCGACTTCAACGACGACGTGGACGTGTCCATCTCTTCCAGCCGCGCGTCCCCGTACGAGAACTTCGTGCTCGACACGGCGGACTACTCCTTCCCGACCAAGGCGCTCTCGGACGCGAACCTCACGTCCACCGTGGGCTACAAGGCCGTCATCGACCACCACCTCGCGACGAATGAGCTGCGGGCGCTGCATGTGGCGGGCTCGGCCGAGGTGTACCGCGTGGACGCGTACATCCCGAGCTATGACACGACCACCACGGACCACTACCCGGTCCTCACGCGCTACACTTGGGGCAACGAGGGCGCGGCGCTGACCGTCATCTCACCCAACGGCGGAGAGAGCTGGGCGGGCGGCGGTGCGCGGACCATCACCTGGACCGCGACCCAGGTGCCGACGGTGAAGTTGGAGTACTCGCTTGATGACGGTGGTGCGTGGGCCTTGATTGGCACTGCATCGGGGGCTTCGGGCAGCTACACGTGGACGGTGCCGGACATCGCGGCCTCGCTGGCTCGCGTCCGGGTGAGTGACGCGGCGAACGGGTCGCTCGCGGACAGCAGCGATGGGGCGTTCACCATCACCTCCACCAACACCCCGGGCAACGTGGTGCTGCACGAGATTCTCGCCAATGAAATCGGCTCGGATGCTGGCACGGAGTTCGTCGAGTTGCTCAACACGGGAGGCTCCCTGGTGGACCTGAGCGGGTGGACGCTGTGGGACGCGACGGGCCTGCGGCACACCTTCGCCAGCGGCACCGTGCTGGGAGCGGGCAGGGCGCTCGTGGTGTTCGGCAAGACGGTGTCCATTCCGGCGGGTGTGAGCAACGCCGTGGGCGCCACCACGGGCGGACTCAGCCTCAACAACGGCGGAGACACCGTGACGCTCCAGAAGACGGGCGGCACGGTGGTGGATGCGTATACCTATGCCGCGTCACTCGCGGGACAGGACGGTGTGTCCATGAACCGCAATCCGGATGGCAGCGCGACGGGGAGCTTCGTGCTCCATACGAGCCTGTCCACTCTCAGTGCCTCTCCAGGCACGCGCGCGAACGGCTCTGCGTTCTAG
- a CDS encoding LysE family translocator, with the protein MRSKSATDARGSTAMITAEVWWLFVGYTVPMVFSPGPGNTVLATAGGRFGVRGSLLFWLGFEMANVALCALYGFGLGRVLHDVPWLHPALKWGGVVYLLYLAWGFFRSSAAPGAAREEPARLGYGEGFLVVALNPKIHSMIVVMFSQFLDPARAMFTQTAQLTLAFLVVCVVCHFPWIYGGKLILGRFRSERAMRIQGWTFGLCMLAVAGYVAFLAPA; encoded by the coding sequence GTGCGGAGCAAGAGCGCGACGGATGCGCGAGGGAGCACGGCGATGATTACGGCGGAAGTCTGGTGGTTGTTCGTGGGCTACACGGTGCCCATGGTGTTCAGTCCCGGGCCCGGCAACACGGTGCTCGCCACCGCGGGCGGGCGCTTCGGCGTCCGGGGCTCGCTGCTCTTCTGGTTGGGTTTCGAGATGGCCAACGTCGCGCTCTGTGCCCTGTATGGGTTCGGCCTGGGGCGCGTGCTGCACGACGTCCCGTGGCTGCACCCGGCGCTGAAGTGGGGTGGGGTGGTGTACCTGCTGTATCTCGCGTGGGGCTTCTTCCGCTCGTCCGCCGCGCCCGGTGCGGCACGTGAAGAGCCGGCGCGCCTCGGGTATGGGGAGGGCTTCCTGGTGGTCGCGCTCAACCCGAAGATCCACTCGATGATTGTCGTGATGTTCTCCCAGTTCCTCGACCCGGCCCGAGCGATGTTCACGCAGACGGCGCAGCTCACGCTGGCCTTCCTCGTCGTCTGCGTGGTGTGTCATTTCCCGTGGATCTACGGAGGGAAGCTCATCCTGGGGCGCTTCCGCTCCGAGCGCGCCATGCGCATCCAGGGCTGGACGTTCGGCCTGTGCATGCTCGCCGTCGCCGGCTACGTGGCGTTCCTGGCTCCGGCGTGA
- a CDS encoding Carotenogenesis protein CarS yields the protein MIQDPSLIVCSDVDGAPVRIGETVKVVSRSDDGTISQRFLGHTGVVVGLVYDDPASQYPEDPLIQVHVKGLGEDLFFPEELDLAPEWARNRIAQHRQAAREVGRPGADRMP from the coding sequence ATGATCCAGGACCCCTCTCTCATCGTCTGCAGTGACGTGGACGGCGCGCCGGTGCGAATCGGTGAGACCGTGAAGGTGGTGAGTCGCTCGGACGACGGCACCATCAGCCAGCGCTTCCTCGGGCACACGGGCGTGGTGGTGGGGCTCGTCTACGACGACCCGGCGAGTCAGTACCCCGAGGACCCGCTCATCCAGGTGCACGTGAAGGGGCTCGGCGAGGACCTCTTCTTCCCCGAGGAGCTGGACCTGGCGCCCGAGTGGGCTCGCAACCGCATCGCCCAGCACCGGCAGGCCGCGCGCGAGGTGGGCAGGCCCGGCGCGGACCGCATGCCGTGA
- a CDS encoding DUF1109 domain-containing protein, protein MSPPLDLDSLLSEEPPRDASAAARVLAAAQGELAQRRPVRGWRTQALWLMAASGGLSLGVAAVLLALGVTSGALLLGRAHLLVLLLGTSAVCAWGALSPRGHGVQRLGVALAMVSAAVLVLARGTPHAVSTVPEWVCTASHVAVGAVPLVVALLALRTAVFQPMRALVAGLAVGTTGAFMGELACERGWRHVAGYHLLAWGLVVVASLVISKSLKPRSYAP, encoded by the coding sequence ATGAGCCCGCCCCTCGACCTCGACTCGCTCCTGTCCGAGGAGCCGCCTCGGGATGCCTCCGCGGCCGCGCGCGTCCTCGCGGCGGCGCAGGGTGAGCTGGCGCAACGGCGCCCGGTGCGTGGCTGGCGCACGCAGGCGCTGTGGCTGATGGCGGCCTCGGGTGGACTGTCGCTCGGAGTGGCGGCGGTGTTGCTGGCATTGGGAGTCACGTCCGGGGCGTTGCTGCTGGGCCGCGCGCACCTGCTGGTACTGCTGCTGGGCACGAGCGCCGTGTGCGCCTGGGGCGCGCTCTCTCCGCGCGGGCACGGGGTGCAGCGGCTGGGCGTGGCGCTGGCCATGGTCAGCGCGGCCGTGCTGGTGCTGGCGCGGGGCACCCCGCATGCGGTCTCCACCGTGCCCGAGTGGGTGTGCACGGCCAGCCACGTCGCGGTGGGCGCGGTGCCGCTGGTGGTGGCGCTGCTCGCGCTGCGCACCGCCGTGTTCCAGCCGATGCGGGCCCTGGTGGCGGGCCTCGCGGTGGGGACGACGGGCGCCTTCATGGGTGAGCTCGCGTGCGAGCGGGGCTGGCGGCATGTCGCCGGCTACCACCTGCTGGCGTGGGGGCTCGTCGTCGTCGCGTCGCTGGTCATCTCCAAGTCGCTCAAACCCCGTTCCTACGCGCCATGA